TGTCAAGAAATAGAAACATAGCTCCAGTTCATTATTGCCCTTCAGTAGACATGTAATTGTCACTCACAGCATAGACACGAGCCAGAAAGTTACCAACTGACTTAAATGCCTACTTGTCACCACTAGGGCTGGGGAGAGCACTTCAAGTATGTCACTCAGGTCAGGTGACATGGGGAGGAACTTCGAGGATTCAAAATGGCTACAATTCTGCCAAGCCAAAACATTTGATAATGGAATAAGTAACATTTAAAGATGCTTACATTGACACTTGAGTATTCCGTAGTGGGTTAGCTGCTGTAAATATACTTCTGTAACTAAACCGATAACTAACCTTAGctaatatgtagctagctagcgagaAGCCAAACGTTACAGAAGCTACGTTATTTTGCCATCTCAGAAGTTACTGACAGTCTAGAGGACGTGCCCCCCTTACCAGCACAATGAGCGATTCCCGAATGTTCTCGATCTTAACACTGCTCCTGGTAGTACCTGCGTCACTTAGGTGAGTGTGCTGTGCAGCATCCAGCCGTGTCACTGACTGAGCTGTCGTCAAACCTCTGACTTCTGTGAATGTGTAAACCAAACCATTCTATAATTTTCTTCCAGTGTCCATGGTGCTATTTCAGGAGCGGAATACTCTACTACAGGTAGACCCATAGCTAGTTAAATACCACTTAAATACAGATCGGGTAGCTATAATAGTTGACCTGTAGCTGTTGACCTAGCTACTGCACTAGACCCTAAAATTGAAGTTTCTAGCTATTGTAATCTCTTTATTTTGTAGAGATAAGCACAACATCCCTTCATTGCTGGCAAGAGGAGGAGTTTTCGATTTTGACAGAGTGTGCAAGGTGCAACCCCTTTCAGATGGTGAGGGTTAAAATAATTCCTATTTTCTTGAACACCGTAATACTGATCAATAGCATCTTAATTATGGCTTTCCCTCACGTGTTTGTCTAGAAATCATGGGTACCTTGCGAACGAACTGGATTCATAGAAAAGATCAACTGTGCAAAGTCCAACAAAGTTGAGTACAAGAGGTAGCCTACCCccttttttctatatttttattaGACTATTTTCCAAAATTGATGCAACCGCCAATTCAGGTCCGACTACAATTCTATCTTTCTCTTTTCTCAGCTGCCGTTCCTCTCGGATGGATGAGCGCCTATTCTGGAGGTTTGAGGGGATCATGATGTGCCTGACAGTAGTCTTGGTCCTGGTGGTTATAGCTCGTCAGAGAACTCTGGACCATCTGGCTTCTGAAAAGGTCCGCAGGCAGATCCTGTCCATATAGAGACTGGGTGCTGTTGGCCGGCGCTTGACCACTCAAATGTTTGAAGGATTTGAATGGCAGAACTTGCACCTTGGTATCTCTTTTGGGATCACTATTTCCATTTTGATACCATGTTTTGTTGCGGCCTTGTTTGTTTAATGTCTATGTAAGTATGACCCATACACTGCACAATAGTTATTGGTTTGAACTAATCTTACAATATGTTCCAAGTCATTACTGCAGTATAGTTAATAATATTGCAGCACAGCATGTCTTTATGTTGTTGTCATAGTTGATATTGTGTCTGTGATTAGAGTCCTGCCTAACTATTCCATGTGTCAGTTTTGGGGATTTGAACATGTCAACTTGGTCTCACTTTCTGACATTGTCTGCATTGTCACCATAATAACTGAGTTGGTCCAACCAGAGAGACGaatactacaaatacctaggccTATGTGTTATTTTTGAAGATGTACCGTATTTTCCTTTTAAagattgttttctgaaaaatgtgtATTACCAGCTACATTTAATGCACTACGATAGATTACATTTTTTGGTCTGTGATCAATGTGCTTATGGTGTATTTACCAATGATTGGTCAATTACGTTTGTGTGTGAAATTCAGGTCTGTCTAAACTATACATATCTATTTATTTATGGTGTCGTTTGACAAGCGTTTCCTTTTGGTTACACACTagcttaataaagagcagtgacactatcaagagcagtgtgctggTTTCTTTGTTTTTCTGatcttattcaactgttaccatgcacctgcaacaaagatAGCTCAATTTTGGTTACACACTATTCGTAAAAACATGGTTCTTCTGATTTCTTacagtatttatgtattttacaGCACTGTTAACACTATTCCTAATTATTACATTGCTGTAAGTGTGCAGCAAATTGTACAGTTTATTGCACTTTCTATTTATGACCAATAAAAATAAACTGTTAGGGTATGTGCACAATGTCCTTTTTTTGGTAGTAAATATAATTCTGTTTTTTTCCTGCGTAAGTTGTGAAAGGAATTGGACAGTTTATTAATCAACATTTTTATTAAAAAGAGCCTCTCTTTTTCATATTTACTGAGCTTACCTTCATATTTGTGCTGAATGCACAACGaacagaatggtagaatgagaggcAAATTAAAGAACACATGGATGGAACAGGTCAGAAGAAGGATATGTATTAGAAGTTAGCGAAGCAAAATTTCAAAATCCTACTATATTTCAGACAGAAATAAATTAACTAATACCATAACAAAAATAAATCACAAACACTTGAGGAAGAAGAGGTTGCACTTTGATCCTCTTGGACAGTCACATAGTTGGCCGTACCGTGGTCCCTTTTTCACTGTGCAGTAGTCACCGACTATACACTGGAAAGAAAATAGAA
Above is a genomic segment from Salvelinus fontinalis isolate EN_2023a unplaced genomic scaffold, ASM2944872v1 scaffold_1144, whole genome shotgun sequence containing:
- the LOC129848745 gene encoding protein JTB-like → MSDSRMFSILTLLLVVPASLSVHGAISGAEYSTTEISTTSLHCWQEEEFSILTECARCNPFQMKSWVPCERTGFIEKINCAKSNKVEYKSCRSSRMDERLFWRFEGIMMCLTVVLVLVVIARQRTLDHLASEKVRRQILSI